The following are from one region of the Bacillus methanolicus MGA3 genome:
- a CDS encoding SpoVR family protein produces MKEDDLKALEYAIEEITEIAKGFGLDFYPMRYEICPADIIYTFGAYGMPTRFSHWSFGKQFHKMKIHYDLGLSKIYELVINSNPCYAFLLDSNSLIQNKLIVAHVLAHCDFFKNNTRFQNTKRDMVESMAATAERIRKYEIEHGKHEVEMFLDAVLAIQEHIDPSLMRPKLHWSIEDDFDEEEKRYTSPYDDLWGLDDKDKPNQEPKKEKKKFPPQPEKDLLLFIESYSRELADWQRDILTMMREEMLYFWPQLETKIMNEGWASYWHQRILREMDLTSGEAIEFAKLNAGVVQPSRTGINPYYLGLKIFEDIEERYDNPTEEMKELGVRPGSGREKIFEVREIEGDISFLRNYLTKDLIMREDMYLFQKQGKDYKIVDKQWENVRDQLVNMRVNGGFPYLTVMDGDYQKNGELYIKHWYEGIELDIKYLEKVLPYIQQLWGRNVYVETIVEGRNMLYSYDGKGVHRKYL; encoded by the coding sequence ATGAAGGAAGATGATCTTAAAGCCCTCGAATATGCAATTGAGGAAATAACGGAAATTGCGAAAGGATTTGGGCTCGACTTTTACCCGATGCGTTATGAGATCTGTCCGGCTGATATCATTTATACATTTGGAGCTTACGGCATGCCGACGAGATTTTCTCACTGGAGTTTTGGAAAGCAGTTTCACAAAATGAAAATACATTATGATTTAGGGCTCTCAAAAATATATGAATTGGTTATTAATTCAAATCCATGCTATGCTTTCTTGCTGGATTCCAATTCCCTAATCCAGAACAAATTAATTGTAGCTCATGTTTTAGCCCACTGTGATTTCTTTAAAAATAATACCCGCTTTCAAAATACAAAGCGTGACATGGTTGAAAGCATGGCAGCCACGGCTGAGAGAATCCGCAAGTACGAAATTGAGCATGGAAAACATGAGGTAGAAATGTTCTTGGATGCTGTCCTTGCCATTCAAGAACATATTGATCCTTCACTCATGCGTCCAAAGCTGCACTGGTCAATTGAAGATGATTTTGATGAAGAGGAAAAAAGATATACAAGCCCATACGATGATTTATGGGGTTTGGACGATAAAGATAAACCAAATCAGGAACCGAAAAAGGAGAAAAAGAAATTCCCTCCTCAGCCGGAAAAAGATTTGCTTTTATTTATTGAGTCATACAGCCGCGAACTTGCTGACTGGCAAAGGGATATTCTCACCATGATGCGGGAAGAAATGCTTTATTTTTGGCCACAGCTTGAAACAAAAATCATGAACGAAGGCTGGGCGTCATATTGGCACCAAAGAATTTTGCGTGAAATGGACCTGACTTCGGGTGAAGCGATTGAGTTTGCAAAGCTTAATGCAGGGGTAGTGCAGCCATCTCGAACAGGAATAAATCCGTATTACCTTGGACTGAAAATTTTTGAAGATATTGAAGAACGCTATGATAACCCGACTGAGGAAATGAAAGAACTGGGTGTCCGTCCTGGTTCAGGCCGTGAGAAAATATTTGAAGTCAGGGAAATAGAGGGAGATATTTCTTTCCTTCGCAATTATTTAACAAAGGATCTTATCATGCGTGAAGATATGTATTTGTTCCAGAAACAGGGCAAGGATTACAAAATTGTCGATAAGCAATGGGAGAATGTTCGCGACCAGCTCGTAAATATGCGAGTAAATGGAGGCTTTCCTTATTTGACAGTAATGGACGGAGACTATCAGAAAAACGGAGAGCTTTATATAAAGCACTGGTATGAAGGCATCGAGCTTGATATTAAATATTTGGAAAAAGTATTGCCGTATATCCAGCAGCTTTGGGGCAGAAACGTATATGTTGAAACAATTGTGGAAGGGCGGAACATGCTTTATTCATATGACGGTAAAGGAGTGCATAGGAAATATTTGTGA